In Aerococcus loyolae, a genomic segment contains:
- a CDS encoding alanine/glycine:cation symporter family protein produces the protein MNFIEMITQFTNWVWNWPILIVLITGGLILGYQTRFIQIRHFGYAMKQTFGKMFDSDVGGEGSVSPFQAASAALASSIGAANIVVAPAIIFTAGPGAIVWMWVAGIIGQATKFSEIVLGIKYREVNEEGDYVGGAAYTFKNGIKGNLGKIMGFLVAFFFMLEILPSITVQTISATAPLEQLGLSRPISAAAITVLVVLVVYGGIQRIGQITEKLVPVMAGLYVICGLVVIFMNIQNLPDAVSAIFSSAFNPQAAITGGAWGAFLEMFKAGAARGSYSNEAGMGSAAYAHATAVTDHPVRQGLWGIFEVVSTTLMVCTISVLVVMLSGNYKNPALKDIAVERAFNNAFGSIGTVIIAISLFMFVISTVIVIVFYAERLGEYLFGLHFGKLMRFLACFMVLLGGFVTFEGAGVFLDFTLGLVVFVNMIGMIMLSGEVRELTDDFFTNPKYFPGAKKDK, from the coding sequence ATGAATTTTATTGAAATGATTACTCAATTTACCAATTGGGTTTGGAACTGGCCTATATTAATTGTACTTATTACCGGGGGATTAATACTTGGTTACCAAACTCGCTTTATTCAAATTCGACACTTTGGTTATGCAATGAAGCAAACATTTGGCAAAATGTTTGACTCGGATGTAGGCGGTGAAGGTTCAGTAAGTCCCTTCCAAGCAGCATCGGCAGCCTTAGCATCTTCAATCGGAGCGGCTAACATTGTGGTTGCGCCGGCGATTATATTTACTGCTGGACCTGGTGCAATTGTTTGGATGTGGGTAGCAGGTATTATTGGTCAAGCCACTAAGTTTTCAGAAATTGTTCTAGGGATTAAATACCGGGAAGTTAATGAAGAAGGAGATTATGTCGGTGGTGCAGCCTATACCTTTAAAAATGGTATTAAAGGAAACCTTGGTAAAATCATGGGCTTCCTGGTTGCATTCTTCTTCATGTTAGAAATCTTACCTTCAATCACAGTTCAAACGATTTCTGCTACAGCACCGCTAGAACAATTAGGACTTTCTCGTCCTATATCTGCTGCTGCGATAACTGTCCTAGTCGTTCTTGTTGTTTATGGTGGTATTCAACGGATCGGACAAATTACTGAGAAATTAGTTCCTGTTATGGCTGGTTTATACGTGATTTGTGGTCTGGTTGTTATTTTTATGAATATTCAGAATTTACCTGATGCTGTTTCTGCTATCTTTTCAAGTGCTTTTAATCCACAAGCTGCGATTACTGGTGGTGCTTGGGGAGCATTTTTAGAAATGTTTAAAGCGGGTGCTGCACGTGGTTCATATTCTAATGAAGCTGGGATGGGTTCAGCTGCTTATGCGCATGCTACCGCCGTTACTGACCATCCAGTACGTCAGGGACTATGGGGGATCTTTGAAGTCGTTTCTACTACCTTAATGGTATGTACCATTTCTGTTTTAGTAGTTATGCTTTCTGGAAATTATAAAAATCCAGCCCTAAAAGATATTGCTGTTGAAAGAGCCTTTAACAATGCTTTTGGTAGTATAGGTACAGTTATCATAGCTATTTCCTTATTTATGTTTGTTATTTCAACAGTTATTGTTATTGTCTTCTATGCGGAAAGATTAGGTGAATACCTATTCGGACTGCACTTTGGTAAATTAATGCGTTTCTTAGCTTGCTTCATGGTTCTTCTTGGAGGATTTGTGACTTTTGAAGGCGCTGGAGTATTCTTAGACTTCACTTTAGGATTAGTAGTCTTTGTTAATATGATAGGGATGATTATGCTTAGTGGTGAAGTCAGAGAATTGACAGATGACTTCTTCACAAACCCTAAATATTTCCCTGGTGCCAAAAAAGATAAGTAA
- the arcC gene encoding carbamate kinase, which produces MSKIVLALGGNALGSTPNEQKEAVKTTAQSIVDLIEAGNEIIVSHGNGPQVGMINLAMDVSAKSDAGTPEMPFPECGAMSQGYIGFHLQNAIENELNKRGVDKAVASVITQVVVDKDDPAFDNPTKPIGAFYSEEEAKALSDKGFAVKEDAGRGYRRVVASPKPIDIVEKAFIQDAFDQGNIIVAAGGGGIPVVEAEDGYDGVPAVIDKDFSSAKLAELVEADLLIILTAVEKVAINFGKENEEWLDELTVDQAKEYTEAGEFAEGSMKPKIEAALGFVESKPGNQAIITSLEKAEEGIKGQNGTLIK; this is translated from the coding sequence ATGAGTAAGATAGTATTAGCTTTGGGTGGTAACGCCCTAGGAAGTACTCCAAATGAACAAAAAGAAGCAGTAAAAACAACTGCCCAATCCATTGTGGATTTAATTGAAGCGGGCAATGAAATTATCGTTTCCCATGGAAATGGACCGCAAGTTGGTATGATTAACCTTGCTATGGACGTTTCTGCAAAAAGTGATGCTGGCACACCTGAAATGCCATTCCCTGAATGTGGAGCTATGAGTCAAGGTTATATTGGCTTCCATTTGCAAAATGCCATTGAAAATGAGTTGAATAAACGTGGTGTTGACAAAGCCGTTGCATCAGTGATTACTCAAGTTGTGGTAGATAAGGATGACCCAGCCTTTGATAATCCAACTAAACCGATTGGCGCTTTCTATAGTGAAGAGGAAGCTAAAGCCCTAAGTGACAAAGGATTTGCAGTGAAAGAAGATGCAGGTCGGGGTTACCGTCGGGTGGTGGCTTCACCTAAGCCTATCGATATTGTTGAAAAGGCCTTTATCCAAGATGCTTTTGACCAAGGTAATATTATTGTTGCTGCCGGTGGTGGTGGTATACCGGTAGTTGAAGCAGAGGACGGTTATGACGGGGTTCCAGCTGTTATTGATAAGGATTTTTCAAGCGCTAAATTAGCTGAACTCGTTGAAGCTGATTTGTTGATTATTTTAACCGCAGTAGAAAAAGTGGCAATCAACTTTGGTAAAGAAAATGAAGAATGGCTGGATGAATTGACTGTCGACCAAGCCAAAGAATATACTGAAGCCGGTGAGTTTGCTGAAGGCTCAATGAAGCCAAAAATTGAAGCTGCTCTAGGCTTTGTGGAATCAAAACCAGGTAATCAAGCTATTATTACCTCCTTAGAAAAAGCTGAAGAAGGTATTAAAGGCCAAAATGGTACCTTAATTAAATAG
- a CDS encoding methylenetetrahydrofolate reductase, translating into MKTKELFKGKTLFTYEVFPPNAKSSSASIYKTLDGLKELAPDAISVTCGALGSDNRLKSIEIASLIKNYGIESVIHLPCLYETQASIDEKLAELKAANIENILVLRGDPKPGQSPKEDFPYAADLIRYIKSKEDFNLIAACYPEGHVDAPDPITDIRYLKEKVDAGSDQLISQLFLDNDYFYRFLERADLAGIDVPIEAGIMPVTNKKQIESMARICGVQIPDKFRRAMEKYQDNPLALRDAGLAYAIDQIVDLISHGVDGIHLYTMNNPYVARYIYQAVKNLL; encoded by the coding sequence ATGAAAACCAAGGAATTGTTTAAGGGCAAGACCCTCTTCACTTATGAGGTCTTTCCGCCCAACGCTAAGTCATCCTCTGCCAGTATCTATAAAACCTTAGATGGTTTAAAAGAACTTGCTCCCGATGCCATCAGCGTGACCTGCGGAGCCTTGGGTAGTGATAACCGCCTAAAAAGTATCGAAATTGCCTCTTTGATCAAAAACTATGGGATTGAAAGCGTTATTCACCTGCCCTGCCTATATGAGACTCAAGCTAGTATCGATGAAAAATTAGCTGAATTAAAAGCAGCCAATATCGAAAATATCCTAGTCTTACGGGGCGATCCTAAACCTGGTCAAAGTCCTAAAGAAGACTTTCCCTATGCAGCTGACCTTATTCGCTACATCAAGTCAAAAGAGGACTTTAACCTCATTGCCGCCTGCTATCCAGAGGGACACGTGGATGCGCCTGACCCCATTACCGATATCCGCTATCTCAAAGAAAAAGTCGATGCCGGTAGTGACCAATTAATTAGCCAACTCTTCCTAGATAATGATTATTTTTATCGCTTCCTAGAACGGGCTGATTTAGCGGGCATCGATGTTCCGATCGAAGCCGGCATTATGCCAGTCACCAATAAAAAGCAAATAGAAAGCATGGCCCGGATTTGTGGCGTACAAATTCCCGATAAATTCCGTCGCGCTATGGAGAAATACCAAGACAACCCTCTAGCCCTACGCGATGCCGGCTTAGCCTACGCCATTGATCAAATCGTTGACCTGATTAGCCATGGCGTGGATGGGATCCACCTCTACACCATGAATAATCCCTACGTCGCTCGTTACATCTACCAAGCCGTTAAAAATTTATTATAG
- a CDS encoding ISL3 family transposase, translating into MTQSHCVQNLFNIKDENIEIEDKVVEEKKGNIVHKVIFGNLINQPSHCSHCGHINESQADIVKNGSYSSDILLTTINDGQPVTLRLKKQRFFCKHCQRTFNAETPIVTANCYISNALKNAITFALSETIAMTLIGKQHNVSVSTVIRLLEERGKALLPKFNYLPQYLSFDEFKSVKNVSGAMSFIFIDPVNHRLIDIVENRQKSELIHYFMRFSYQSRQAVKLVTIDMYSPYIEVIRACFPHAKILFDRFHVIQHLNLAINSVRIQLMNQIRYQSPRDYRKLKQLWKLPLKNEWELDFKNLYTHRLFDGLVSEQMIVDYLTNLSPELSRTYTYVNRLKYSIYTHDIQAFKDLLIEVKKYTFPRRVRTIFQTLERYHEGICAALTYTLSNGPIEGMNNKTKLIKRTGYGYRRFDHLRIRIIMASRLVCNDFQPRPLTFSEAA; encoded by the coding sequence ATGACTCAGTCTCATTGTGTACAAAATCTCTTTAATATAAAAGATGAGAATATTGAAATTGAAGATAAAGTAGTGGAGGAAAAGAAAGGCAATATCGTTCATAAGGTTATTTTTGGAAACTTAATTAACCAACCTTCTCACTGTTCCCATTGCGGCCATATCAACGAGTCACAGGCTGATATCGTTAAAAATGGTTCTTATTCAAGCGATATCTTACTAACGACAATTAATGATGGGCAACCCGTTACTTTGCGTCTTAAAAAGCAACGTTTCTTTTGTAAACACTGCCAAAGGACGTTTAATGCTGAAACTCCCATAGTCACTGCTAATTGTTATATTTCTAACGCGTTAAAAAACGCAATTACCTTTGCTCTCAGTGAGACGATAGCGATGACTCTTATTGGTAAACAACACAACGTTTCCGTATCAACGGTGATTCGACTTCTAGAAGAAAGAGGAAAAGCATTACTCCCTAAGTTTAATTATTTGCCTCAATACCTTTCTTTTGATGAATTTAAATCAGTGAAAAATGTCAGTGGTGCGATGAGCTTTATTTTTATTGATCCAGTGAACCATCGGTTAATTGATATTGTTGAAAATCGACAAAAGAGCGAATTAATCCACTACTTTATGCGTTTTTCTTACCAAAGTCGTCAAGCCGTCAAACTAGTGACAATTGATATGTATAGCCCATATATTGAAGTCATCCGCGCTTGTTTTCCTCATGCAAAGATTCTATTTGACCGTTTTCACGTCATTCAACATCTCAATTTGGCCATTAATTCCGTACGTATTCAACTAATGAATCAGATCCGCTATCAATCACCACGTGATTATCGCAAATTAAAGCAGTTATGGAAGTTACCTTTAAAAAATGAATGGGAACTTGACTTTAAAAACTTATATACTCATCGACTTTTTGACGGTCTCGTTTCAGAACAGATGATTGTTGATTACCTCACCAATTTATCTCCCGAATTATCACGTACCTATACCTACGTTAATCGCCTAAAATATAGTATTTATACCCATGATATCCAGGCCTTTAAAGATTTACTCATTGAAGTCAAGAAATATACTTTTCCACGTAGAGTACGAACCATTTTTCAAACTTTAGAAAGATATCATGAAGGTATTTGTGCAGCTTTAACGTATACTTTATCTAACGGTCCAATAGAAGGAATGAACAATAAAACGAAACTGATCAAGCGCACAGGGTATGGGTATCGTCGTTTTGATCATTTAAGAATACGTATAATAATGGCCTCTCGATTGGTATGTAATGATTTTCAACCCCGGCCTCTCACTTTTTCAGAGGCGGCATAG
- a CDS encoding ornithine cyclodeaminase family domain, whose amino-acid sequence MAYKIPEFKFPDFQEAKYQEMPSVTYEEAESDGVLPDSFYLTTHLPTFYKLGEEWILPKYNSLNCVAVVEDDDIVIREMRDVKAGDKIISGSTTDGSQGILVYKEGFPEDIYSQRSVSVETSFSQDYDKLFDIMEHEKNNGGHISWVLGPAVVFDHDTRNALVHLAENGYIHSLLGGNAMTTHDLEGGFLNTALGQNIYTQENAPMGHYNHLDLLNEVRTAGSIKNFNDAGNVKDGIIKALTEMDIPIVLSGSIRDDGPLPEVMGSTSQALTETKKILNEATLIICIATMLHSNSVASLASSYKVGDDGKVRPVYFYTIDITENVVNKVGAAREYMAYHPMVTNVQDFCVACEKALVTPAQGEMAKAVEDEEYETVEVENNEDAAKGELGNDI is encoded by the coding sequence ATGGCTTATAAGATACCAGAATTTAAATTTCCTGATTTCCAAGAAGCAAAATATCAAGAAATGCCAAGTGTGACTTACGAGGAAGCTGAAAGTGATGGCGTTTTACCTGATAGCTTTTATTTAACCACCCATTTACCTACCTTTTATAAGTTAGGGGAAGAATGGATTTTACCTAAATATAACTCATTAAACTGCGTGGCAGTGGTTGAAGATGATGATATTGTTATTCGGGAGATGCGTGATGTCAAAGCCGGTGACAAAATTATTTCTGGATCGACCACTGATGGCTCCCAAGGCATCTTAGTTTATAAAGAAGGTTTTCCAGAAGATATTTATTCCCAACGTAGTGTTTCAGTAGAAACCTCATTCTCACAAGACTACGATAAGCTCTTTGACATTATGGAACATGAGAAGAATAATGGCGGCCATATTTCCTGGGTATTAGGGCCAGCAGTTGTTTTCGACCACGACACTCGGAATGCTTTAGTCCACCTAGCTGAAAATGGTTATATCCATAGTCTCTTAGGTGGGAACGCCATGACCACCCATGACCTGGAAGGTGGCTTCTTAAATACTGCTCTGGGTCAAAATATTTATACCCAAGAGAATGCACCAATGGGTCACTACAATCACTTAGACCTCTTAAATGAAGTCCGGACAGCAGGATCTATTAAAAACTTTAATGATGCCGGTAACGTTAAGGACGGTATTATTAAAGCCCTAACCGAGATGGATATTCCAATTGTTCTGTCTGGTTCCATTCGTGATGACGGTCCGCTACCAGAAGTGATGGGCTCAACCAGCCAGGCTCTGACTGAAACTAAGAAAATTTTAAATGAAGCAACTCTGATTATTTGTATTGCGACCATGTTGCACTCGAATTCAGTAGCCTCCTTGGCTTCAAGCTACAAAGTAGGCGATGATGGCAAAGTTCGTCCTGTTTACTTCTATACCATTGATATCACAGAAAACGTGGTGAACAAGGTTGGGGCTGCCAGAGAATACATGGCATACCACCCAATGGTGACTAACGTTCAAGACTTCTGTGTAGCTTGTGAAAAAGCTTTAGTAACACCTGCTCAAGGAGAAATGGCTAAGGCTGTTGAAGACGAGGAGTACGAAACTGTTGAAGTAGAAAACAATGAAGACGCAGCGAAGGGAGAGTTGGGAAATGACATTTAA
- a CDS encoding putative NPN-dependent ornithine cyclodeaminase: MTFKIAEFHHPDFDQEFLKNAPNAKLVEVVEDGLSPRNYHALSIYPEYFKINDKWVLAEQSRMDTVAVAHDEPGKEYIDVIEFRNLKKGDKVVVGRTEDASEGIYVWTEGFQEAAVDADTFAFREGRSRETAFSMDYDNLYELLEHEREAEHGYVTLILGTATVLDRDSRDALAKIINEGYVNAIFCGTETAAFDLEQGLYDTTWGQETFTQEQNTYHNMYATINRARRYGSTKKLVESGEVKDGFMKAAIEQDVPVVLAGTIRDRFGLPESIDNVYDAQNEMRSHMRKTSTMIAMSAILFTIATGNMTPSYNRFGDTVRPVFLYTVDVQEFAVDKLADRGSLTAVSIVTNVQDFLRNIGSAL, from the coding sequence ATGACATTTAAGATTGCTGAATTTCATCATCCAGATTTTGACCAAGAATTTTTGAAAAACGCACCCAATGCTAAGTTAGTTGAAGTAGTGGAAGATGGTCTTAGCCCTAGAAACTACCATGCCTTATCCATTTATCCTGAATATTTTAAAATCAATGACAAATGGGTATTGGCTGAACAATCCCGGATGGATACTGTCGCCGTGGCCCATGATGAACCTGGTAAGGAATATATCGATGTCATCGAGTTTAGAAACCTGAAGAAGGGTGATAAGGTCGTTGTTGGACGGACAGAAGATGCTTCTGAAGGGATCTATGTTTGGACTGAAGGGTTCCAAGAAGCAGCTGTTGATGCGGATACTTTTGCCTTCCGTGAAGGGCGTTCTCGTGAGACTGCCTTCTCTATGGATTATGACAATCTCTATGAACTCTTAGAGCATGAGCGGGAAGCTGAACATGGTTATGTGACCTTAATTTTAGGGACTGCTACAGTTTTAGACCGTGATTCCCGCGATGCTTTAGCCAAGATTATTAATGAAGGTTATGTCAATGCCATTTTCTGTGGGACAGAAACAGCTGCCTTTGACTTAGAGCAAGGCTTGTATGATACCACTTGGGGGCAAGAAACCTTTACCCAAGAACAAAATACCTATCACAATATGTATGCCACCATCAACCGCGCTCGCCGCTATGGGTCAACTAAGAAATTAGTTGAATCTGGTGAAGTTAAAGATGGCTTCATGAAGGCAGCTATTGAACAAGATGTCCCAGTTGTTTTAGCTGGAACCATCCGTGACCGCTTCGGTTTACCTGAAAGTATCGATAATGTCTATGATGCCCAAAATGAAATGCGTTCCCACATGCGTAAAACTTCAACCATGATTGCTATGTCAGCGATTCTCTTCACCATTGCAACTGGGAATATGACGCCTTCTTACAACCGTTTTGGTGATACAGTCAGACCGGTATTCTTATATACCGTTGACGTCCAAGAATTTGCGGTAGATAAATTGGCTGACCGTGGCTCCCTAACTGCAGTTTCTATCGTAACTAATGTTCAAGACTTCTTACGGAATATTGGTAGCGCCCTTTAA
- a CDS encoding ATP-dependent Clp protease ATP-binding subunit has translation MNTEKYSQEAMQVLKEAQNLAINKKHSEVTELHLLKAILDQDENSVIKLLTDQGIILGPLKEQVDTAVDKLRSPKGVKNLYISRNYQRLLLISEQVSRAQFESRVSLDHLFLALMKDEDFASAKLLALFEITADFYEQAMAKRETDKFQEGISKADLKQLLKYGRNLTQEAIEGRLDPIIGRDQETRSVIRILSRRIKNNPVLIGEAGVGKTAIVEGLAQRIVQGRVPDKLKNRIIFALNITSLISGAKYRGDFEERLEEVLAIIKDSKGRIILFIDELHNIVGAGNSSGSMDTSNILKPMLARGEILTIGATTTDEYKLYIEKDLALDRRFQKVLIEEPSEAATLSILRGIQSKYESFHQVNIKDPALVEAVRLSKRYLPNRKLPDVAVDILDEASAMVRMYTDELPEKIQDLEAELNKMETEAARLKNESDQVSQYRFKELMEQVAEQEKLLDQELANYHKEKDRIQEITRLKGELETLNQQKMEAQYERDLDKMSAYLAEEKSTKADLEELEQSTPYYNVSADVGINEIREVVAQLAHMPKAEMESDPAAQIAKIESDLRENFVGADDLIDKIISLVTQSRSGLFNQAKPLLSLILAGESGTGKTYLARLIARTLFGGEEHLIALDMSEFRDASSNTKLIGSPPGYIGYESNNHLTEQIRTRPYSVVLLENIDYAHPDIFALIKQIVASGQIRDNKSRDVDFSNTVIIATLTLDGEVDYQKQVSKRVNGQSLSDFDAVYYLQLFDKREMEALIQLELDRLAELLKDNQIKLSYQGELVRSLANYLVTDLDRHSANDLSQLLESEITTPIAQLRLNDQPPAFTNVELSQAKGGDRLVHIDYQQENGKQDN, from the coding sequence ATGAACACAGAAAAATATTCTCAGGAAGCCATGCAGGTGCTTAAAGAAGCGCAAAACTTAGCCATAAATAAAAAGCATAGCGAAGTCACTGAACTTCATTTGCTCAAAGCGATTTTAGACCAAGATGAAAACTCGGTGATTAAATTATTGACCGACCAGGGAATCATTCTGGGGCCACTCAAAGAACAAGTGGATACCGCAGTGGATAAATTACGGAGCCCTAAAGGGGTGAAAAATCTCTACATCAGCCGGAATTACCAGCGTTTGCTTCTGATTAGCGAGCAAGTGTCACGTGCCCAGTTTGAAAGCCGGGTGTCCTTAGACCATCTTTTCTTAGCACTAATGAAAGACGAAGATTTTGCTAGTGCTAAATTATTAGCCCTCTTTGAGATTACTGCCGATTTCTATGAACAGGCTATGGCTAAAAGAGAGACTGATAAGTTTCAAGAAGGTATTTCTAAGGCAGACTTGAAACAATTACTCAAGTACGGACGTAATCTTACCCAAGAAGCTATTGAAGGTCGCCTTGATCCAATTATTGGCCGTGATCAGGAAACGCGTAGCGTGATTCGAATTCTATCTCGGCGGATAAAAAACAACCCCGTTTTGATTGGAGAGGCTGGCGTAGGGAAGACTGCTATTGTTGAGGGATTAGCTCAACGCATTGTTCAAGGCCGAGTGCCGGATAAGTTAAAGAATCGAATTATTTTTGCCTTAAATATTACCTCCCTAATTTCAGGAGCTAAATATCGCGGTGACTTTGAGGAACGCTTGGAAGAAGTCCTTGCTATCATCAAAGATTCTAAGGGGCGCATTATTCTCTTTATTGATGAGCTTCATAATATTGTCGGCGCTGGAAATAGTTCAGGATCCATGGATACCTCAAACATCCTTAAACCTATGCTAGCGCGGGGAGAGATTTTGACTATTGGCGCGACAACGACCGATGAGTATAAACTCTACATCGAAAAAGACCTGGCTCTAGACCGTCGTTTTCAAAAGGTGCTCATTGAAGAGCCTTCAGAAGCTGCCACCTTGTCCATTCTGCGAGGAATCCAGTCTAAGTATGAATCTTTCCACCAAGTCAATATTAAAGACCCTGCCTTAGTGGAAGCTGTCCGTTTGTCTAAACGTTACCTACCCAATCGCAAGTTACCAGATGTCGCTGTCGATATCTTGGATGAAGCTTCAGCTATGGTGAGAATGTATACGGATGAATTGCCTGAAAAGATTCAAGACCTCGAGGCTGAACTCAATAAAATGGAAACTGAAGCGGCCCGCTTAAAAAATGAAAGTGATCAGGTCAGTCAATACCGATTTAAAGAGTTAATGGAACAGGTAGCTGAGCAAGAAAAGCTACTTGACCAAGAATTAGCTAATTACCATAAAGAAAAAGACCGCATCCAAGAAATCACGCGTTTGAAGGGTGAATTAGAAACTCTGAACCAACAAAAAATGGAAGCTCAATATGAGCGGGACTTAGATAAAATGAGTGCTTATTTAGCTGAAGAGAAAAGCACCAAGGCCGACTTAGAAGAACTTGAACAAAGTACTCCCTACTATAATGTATCGGCAGATGTGGGTATCAATGAAATTCGCGAAGTTGTTGCCCAATTAGCTCACATGCCTAAGGCAGAAATGGAATCAGACCCTGCTGCTCAAATTGCTAAAATTGAAAGTGACCTGCGTGAAAATTTTGTTGGTGCAGATGATTTAATCGACAAAATCATCAGTCTGGTTACCCAGAGTCGGTCGGGCTTATTTAATCAAGCCAAGCCCCTGCTTTCTTTGATACTAGCAGGTGAGTCGGGGACCGGCAAAACCTATCTGGCAAGGCTTATTGCTCGAACCCTATTTGGAGGCGAAGAACATCTTATCGCTTTAGACATGAGTGAATTTAGAGATGCCTCTTCCAATACCAAATTGATTGGATCCCCACCAGGCTATATTGGTTATGAATCGAATAACCACTTAACCGAACAAATTCGAACCCGCCCCTATTCAGTTGTTTTGTTAGAAAATATTGACTATGCTCACCCAGATATCTTTGCTTTGATCAAGCAAATAGTTGCTAGTGGTCAAATTCGCGATAATAAAAGTCGGGATGTTGATTTCTCTAACACAGTGATTATTGCCACCCTGACTTTAGATGGGGAAGTGGATTATCAAAAACAAGTAAGCAAGCGGGTGAATGGACAATCGCTAAGTGATTTTGATGCCGTTTACTACTTACAGCTATTTGATAAAAGAGAGATGGAAGCTCTTATTCAATTAGAGTTGGATCGCTTAGCCGAACTCCTAAAAGATAATCAGATTAAACTCAGCTATCAAGGGGAATTAGTAAGAAGCTTGGCGAATTATTTGGTGACTGACCTCGATCGTCATAGTGCCAATGATCTCTCCCAATTGTTGGAGAGTGAAATCACTACGCCAATTGCCCAACTACGTCTTAATGATCAACCACCAGCATTTACCAACGTAGAACTTAGTCAAGCAAAGGGTGGTGATCGGCTAGTTCACATTGACTACCAGCAGGAGAATGGCAAGCAAGATAATTAA